CCACGAGGTAACCTGCTGTGTAGACCGATATAAGGTTTACATAAAAGGTCACCTCGCAGGCACCTTGCTTAGCTTCAGTGAGGCATCCGCTCTCCTCAACCGGAAGCCCGAAGCCCTTCCCCCCAAAGTACTCGCGCAGGCTTGAGTCCGCTACCTCAGGTGCACAACATCCCCAGCGTAGAAGGTTGCGCGGCGGCCCTCCACCTCCACTACCAGCCCGCCGTTATCATCCACGTCGACTGCAAGCCCCTCGTGCACACCATTCAGCGTGATTACGCGCACTCGCCTGCCGAGCGTGGATGAAAGCTTTTTCCACTCGCTGAGCACTCCTCCAGGCTCCTCACGCAGCTTACTGTAGATGCGGTCAACCTCCCTCAGGATCCTCAACAGGAGCGGCACACGAGGCACGGGGCGCCCGAGCAGCTCGCGGAGCGAGGTGGCTGAGGTGCTCAGCTCTGGCGGCAGCTCGTTGTTCACGTTAACCCCGATCCCCGCGAGGAGGAAGTGTGCCCCACCCCCTGACTCGCCTTCCACCAGTATGCCTGCGAGCTTCCTGCCCTCCGCTAGGACGTCGTTAGGCCACTTCAGCCTAGCGTCCACCCCGTAAGCCCGCACCGCTCTAGCGACCGCCACCCCCAGGGCTAAGCTCAGCAGGTGCGCAGCGCTCAGCTCGGGAGGCCTGAGCACGAGGGTGAACCAGAGCCCGCCCCTGAGCGAGGTCCACGCCCTGCCCAGCCTCCCCCTGCCCCTCGTCTGCTCCTCAGCTACGACGAGAGTCCCTTCAGGTGCTCCCCGCCTCGCCAGGGCTGCGGCGACATCCTGCGTGGAAGTACAAGCTTCGAGAAAGTGCACCGAGAAAGCCATACTCGTGTCTAGCGCTCCCGCGTAGCGTCCCGCTTCTTCGAGGTTGTCGCCGACAGCGAGCCTGTAGCCCAGCTCCGGGCTCGATTCAACCGGGTAGCCCTCACTGCGAAGCTCTTCAGCTAAGCGCTCCACTGCTGCCCTCGGCACCCCCAGGTCCTCGGCCAGCTTCTCGGCTGGGATGTGCCCCGTGCTCACCGCGAGCTGCTCGAGAAGCTTGCGCTTAACGCTCTCCACCCCTCCCACCGGTTCGCCAGCCTGGTTTTCGAGCCCGAGCCGATAAGCTTTTACACTGCACAGCCGGTGGGCTCGCTTGTGGAGAAGAGCGGGAAGAGCAAGCCCGGCTTGAGGAACGTTTACGCGCTCGGCACGGTGAGCTTTCTCACCGACGTGTCGACGGAGATGGTTCTCGGATTCCTCCCCGTCTACGTCGTCCAGGAGCTTGGCGCGACGAGAACCGTCCTGGGTCTGATGGAAGGCTTAAGCGAGTTCACCAACTACCTTTTCCGCCTGCTGAGCGGCTTCCTTTCGGACAAGATTGGCAGGAGGAAGCCCCTCGTCTTCGTAGGCTACTTTCTCTCAACGGTAGCGAAGCCCCTCTTCGCGTTCGCGAGGACGCCTGCAGACGCGGTAGCCGTGCGCGTCGCGGACAGGGTGGGTAAGGGTATCCGGACGTCACCCAGGGACGCGCTCCTGAGCCAGTCGGTGGACGAGAAGATAGCTGGGAGGGCTTTCGGCCTCCACAGGACCCTCGACCAGTCCGGGGCGGTCCTCGGGCCGCTGCTCGCCTCCGCGCTCCTGCCGCTCCTAGGCCCTAGGAACGTTTTCCTCCTCTCCTTCGTTCCGGCGGCGCTAGCCCTCGCAGTTCTCCTGCTCTTCGTTGTAGAGGTGGGTGTCGAGCGCCGCGAAGCGAGCGTGCTTCGAGGGCTTTCGAAGGTGGTAAAGGGCGATTTCGCGCTGCTTCTGGTGGCGTTCGCCGTACTGGGGCTCGGCTGGTACGATTTCTCGTTCGTGCTGCTCAAGTCGGCTGAGCTCGGCCTAGCGCTAAGCATGGTCCCCCTGGTCTACCTCGGGCTCAACGTGTTCCACACGCTCGTCGGGTACCCTGCGGGAGTCCTCTCGGACAGGGTGGGCAGGAAGCCCCTCCTCGCGCTGAGCATGCTGCTGTTCTCGGCTGCGTCCCTGGCCATGGCGTACTCCGCGGGCGTGTGGAGTATTCTCTATGTGGTGGCGCTGTACGGGCTTCACTTCGGGATCTACGAGACCGTTTCGCGCGCGGTTATCCCGAGCTACGCGCCGCCGGAGCTCAGAGGCGCTGCCTACGGGGTATTCTACATCGTTACAGGCCTCTCGATGCTGGTGGGGATGAGCCTTGTCGGCTATCTCTGGGACGCGTACGGCAAAGTCCTGGCTTTCACCTACAGCGCTGGGATGGGGTTGGCTGCGGCGGCGCTCGCCGCCTACCTAGCGGTTAAACGTTAACCGCCTCCAGTAAGCAAATAGAATTTTATTTGCGGCAGCCTCTAGAGAGCGACCTCTCATGGTGTACGGTCTGGTAGGTAAGAGGGTTCGCCTCTTCAGGCTACTCCCCGACGGCAGATCCGTTATCTTCGCTTACGACCACGGAGTGGAGCACGGGCCCGCAGACTTCCCAGCCGCCCTGGTGAGACCCGAGAAGCTGCTATCCCAGCTTGTCGGGGTCGTGGACGCGGTGATGATGCTGCCCGGTGTAGCGAGGCTGACGAGCGACGTTTGGGCCGGCAAAGTACCCCTCATCGTCAAAGTCACGAGCAGAACTTCTCTGAGGCCTGAGCAGGAGAGGCTCCTCCAGAGCCCCTTCG
This region of Thermofilum sp. genomic DNA includes:
- a CDS encoding biotin--[acetyl-CoA-carboxylase] ligase, giving the protein MESVKRKLLEQLAVSTGHIPAEKLAEDLGVPRAAVERLAEELRSEGYPVESSPELGYRLAVGDNLEEAGRYAGALDTSMAFSVHFLEACTSTQDVAAALARRGAPEGTLVVAEEQTRGRGRLGRAWTSLRGGLWFTLVLRPPELSAAHLLSLALGVAVARAVRAYGVDARLKWPNDVLAEGRKLAGILVEGESGGGAHFLLAGIGVNVNNELPPELSTSATSLRELLGRPVPRVPLLLRILREVDRIYSKLREEPGGVLSEWKKLSSTLGRRVRVITLNGVHEGLAVDVDDNGGLVVEVEGRRATFYAGDVVHLR
- a CDS encoding MFS transporter, whose translation is MEKSGKSKPGLRNVYALGTVSFLTDVSTEMVLGFLPVYVVQELGATRTVLGLMEGLSEFTNYLFRLLSGFLSDKIGRRKPLVFVGYFLSTVAKPLFAFARTPADAVAVRVADRVGKGIRTSPRDALLSQSVDEKIAGRAFGLHRTLDQSGAVLGPLLASALLPLLGPRNVFLLSFVPAALALAVLLLFVVEVGVERREASVLRGLSKVVKGDFALLLVAFAVLGLGWYDFSFVLLKSAELGLALSMVPLVYLGLNVFHTLVGYPAGVLSDRVGRKPLLALSMLLFSAASLAMAYSAGVWSILYVVALYGLHFGIYETVSRAVIPSYAPPELRGAAYGVFYIVTGLSMLVGMSLVGYLWDAYGKVLAFTYSAGMGLAAAALAAYLAVKR